In a single window of the Campylobacter fetus subsp. testudinum 03-427 genome:
- the glyQ gene encoding glycyl-tRNA synthetase, alpha chain (Pfam match to PF02091.11 tRNA-synt_2e) encodes MTFSEIILTLQTYWHEQGCIIVQPYDMPAGAGTYHQATFLRSLGDKPWNVAYVAPSRRPTDGRYGENPNRLGSYYQFQVIMKPSPKNIQELYLKSLERLGLDINKHDIRFVEDNWESPTLGAWGLGWEVWLDGMEVTQFTYFQQVGGIPCELVSAEVTYGIERLAMYLQDKNNVYDIVWDERDGKIVTYGDVHKQSEYEFSKYNFEIADTAILFKHFEDYGKECKAILEHGLALPAYDYCMLAAHTFNVLDARGAISVTQRQDFILKIRELAKGCALAYKESLQK; translated from the coding sequence ATGACATTTAGCGAGATAATACTTACGCTTCAAACGTATTGGCATGAACAAGGCTGCATCATCGTTCAGCCTTACGATATGCCTGCTGGTGCAGGAACTTACCATCAAGCAACATTTTTAAGAAGTCTTGGCGATAAACCGTGGAATGTAGCTTACGTAGCGCCTTCTCGTAGGCCAACTGATGGCAGATATGGTGAAAATCCAAACCGTCTTGGGAGCTACTATCAGTTTCAAGTAATAATGAAACCGAGTCCAAAAAATATACAAGAACTCTATCTGAAAAGTTTAGAGCGTTTAGGTCTTGATATAAATAAACATGATATTCGCTTTGTAGAAGATAACTGGGAAAGCCCAACTCTTGGTGCTTGGGGACTTGGTTGGGAAGTTTGGTTAGATGGTATGGAAGTTACGCAATTTACGTATTTTCAACAAGTAGGCGGAATTCCTTGCGAGTTAGTTAGCGCTGAAGTAACTTACGGAATTGAGCGTTTGGCTATGTATTTGCAAGATAAAAATAACGTATATGATATAGTTTGGGACGAAAGAGACGGTAAAATTGTCACTTACGGTGATGTTCATAAACAAAGCGAATATGAGTTTAGTAAATACAACTTTGAGATCGCCGATACTGCGATACTTTTTAAACATTTTGAGGATTATGGCAAAGAGTGCAAAGCGATACTAGAACATGGTTTGGCGCTTCCTGCTTACGACTATTGTATGCTTGCAGCTCATACGTTTAACGTACTTGATGCAAGAGGCGCTATAAGTGTTACGCAGCGTCAAGATTTTATACTAAAGATTAGGGAGTTAGCAAAGGGTTGTGCTTTAGCTTATAAAGAGAGCTTGCAAAAGTGA
- a CDS encoding putative protein (DUF3972 domain) (Pfam match to PF13118.2 DUF3972), with product MKTYLEIDEFCKLVHLNRDVVDEMIERGALKTKTENDIIYIEANEGTMSVVPTSLNEMNIASNSTLPGESFVEKTIGTILNLHEKVLDAKDETLEALRNENKFLKEALYSMQDLYDEDRKTVETLTNQLKISQDEVEFLKRKYKLMWNKAVENFKS from the coding sequence ATGAAAACCTATCTTGAAATCGACGAGTTCTGCAAACTAGTTCATCTAAATCGTGATGTTGTAGATGAAATGATCGAAAGAGGAGCTCTAAAAACAAAGACTGAAAACGATATCATCTATATAGAAGCAAATGAGGGCACTATGAGCGTTGTTCCAACTAGCTTAAATGAGATGAATATCGCTTCAAATTCAACTCTTCCAGGAGAAAGTTTTGTAGAAAAAACCATAGGCACGATTTTAAATTTGCATGAAAAAGTTTTAGATGCGAAAGATGAGACTTTAGAAGCTTTGCGCAATGAAAATAAATTTCTAAAAGAAGCGCTTTACTCTATGCAAGATTTATATGATGAAGATAGAAAAACTGTTGAAACTCTTACTAATCAGCTTAAAATCTCTCAAGATGAAGTTGAATTTCTCAAAAGAAAATATAAACTGATGTGGAACAAAGCTGTAGAAAATTTTAAATCTTAG
- the purE gene encoding 5-aminoimidazole ribonucleotide (AIR) carboxylase (Pfam match to PF00731.16 AIRC): MKFVSIIMGSKSDYEIVNEAAKILESFGVKFEMIISSAHRSPKRTHDYVIDADKRGATVFICAAGMAAHLAGAVAANTVKPVIGVPMGGSAVNGIDALYSTVQMPAGMPVATLAIGKAGAKNAAYLAMQILALNDESLSQKLLEDRTKQAAMLEEDSKKIEVLLG, encoded by the coding sequence ATGAAATTTGTTAGTATTATTATGGGAAGTAAAAGCGACTATGAGATAGTAAATGAAGCTGCTAAAATTTTGGAGAGTTTTGGTGTTAAATTTGAGATGATTATCAGTTCAGCTCATAGAAGTCCAAAACGCACACATGACTATGTCATAGACGCAGATAAAAGAGGCGCAACTGTATTTATCTGTGCTGCTGGTATGGCAGCGCATTTAGCAGGCGCAGTCGCTGCAAATACAGTTAAACCAGTTATCGGAGTACCTATGGGAGGTTCAGCAGTAAATGGTATAGACGCTCTTTACTCCACTGTGCAGATGCCAGCTGGTATGCCTGTTGCGACTCTTGCTATTGGGAAGGCAGGGGCAAAAAATGCAGCTTACTTAGCTATGCAAATTCTAGCACTAAATGATGAAAGCTTAAGTCAAAAGTTATTAGAAGATAGAACAAAACAAGCTGCAATGCTTGAAGAGGATTCTAAAAAAATAGAAGTTTTACTAGGATAA
- a CDS encoding collagenase-like peptidase, U32 family (Pfam match to PF01136.15 Peptidase_U32) has translation MKKPELLSPAGNLTKLKIALKYGADAVYASVGSFSLRQRSAKEFNLESFEEGVRLAHKHNAKFYATINGFPFNGQIEPLKRHIKTVSSFGVDAFIIATPGVMSLAKEIAPDIEVHLSTQANVMNYLDADIYHKMGASRIVAAREMSLKDAVLIKEKIPSLEIEIFCHGSMCFAYSGRCLISAVQSGRFSNRGSCANDCRFKYELYAKSEDSGALFRLEEDESGTHIMNSKDLNLAVHIEKIIKTGAIDSLKIEGRTKSEYYAACTTRAYRMAIDDAINGKFEPSVYEAELNTLKNRGFSDGYLIHKPYERSNTQNHISSIEEGTHQVHAISEDGEYFKTKFKISPNEAYEIMAPIRSDINLGQNELGMVYEKGGKYFVEFTKLISKKGKEFDEIHSGNENEIKLPFKLPEFSFLRKEI, from the coding sequence GTGAAAAAACCCGAGCTTCTGAGTCCTGCTGGAAATTTAACAAAATTAAAAATAGCATTAAAATACGGTGCGGACGCTGTATATGCTAGTGTGGGCAGTTTTTCTTTACGTCAAAGAAGTGCAAAAGAATTTAATTTAGAAAGCTTTGAAGAGGGCGTAAGACTAGCTCATAAGCATAATGCTAAATTTTACGCTACTATAAATGGATTTCCTTTTAATGGTCAAATAGAACCGTTAAAAAGACATATAAAAACGGTATCTAGTTTCGGTGTAGATGCATTTATCATAGCAACTCCAGGAGTTATGAGTTTAGCTAAAGAGATAGCTCCTGATATCGAAGTTCATTTATCAACTCAAGCAAACGTTATGAACTATCTTGATGCTGACATTTATCATAAAATGGGTGCTAGTCGTATAGTTGCTGCACGCGAAATGAGCTTAAAGGACGCAGTTTTAATAAAAGAAAAAATTCCTAGTCTCGAAATAGAAATCTTTTGTCACGGCTCTATGTGCTTTGCATACTCCGGACGTTGTTTGATATCTGCTGTGCAAAGCGGACGTTTTAGTAACCGCGGAAGCTGCGCAAATGACTGTAGATTTAAGTACGAATTGTATGCTAAGAGCGAAGATAGCGGAGCTTTATTTAGGTTAGAAGAAGATGAGAGCGGAACTCATATAATGAACTCAAAAGATCTAAATTTAGCCGTTCATATAGAAAAGATTATAAAAACTGGTGCGATTGATAGCTTAAAGATAGAAGGTCGCACAAAAAGCGAATATTACGCTGCTTGTACGACAAGAGCTTATAGAATGGCTATCGATGATGCGATAAATGGTAAATTTGAACCATCAGTATATGAAGCCGAGCTAAATACGCTTAAAAATCGTGGATTTAGCGATGGATATTTGATACATAAACCTTATGAGAGATCAAATACTCAAAACCATATTTCTAGCATAGAAGAGGGTACTCATCAAGTTCATGCTATAAGTGAGGACGGTGAGTATTTTAAAACTAAATTTAAAATATCACCAAATGAAGCTTATGAGATAATGGCACCGATCAGATCAGATATAAATTTAGGTCAAAATGAGCTTGGAATGGTTTATGAAAAGGGTGGTAAGTATTTTGTGGAATTTACAAAACTCATTAGTAAAAAGGGTAAAGAATTTGACGAGATCCATAGCGGTAATGAAAATGAGATAAAACTTCCTTTCAAACTACCTGAGTTTAGTTTTTTGCGAAAAGAGATCTAA
- the hisJ gene encoding histidinol-phosphate phosphatase (Pfam match to PF02811.15 PHP) codes for MIIDLHNHTPLCNHASGAPLEYAAKAYSMGCEYYGFSDHNPMKFDEKYRMKFEQMPLYKQMIDEVKSKFSGKMEVLFGYEVDFLEGFMDERVFNAKCDYFIGSVHFLNGWGFDNPEFIGEYKNKDIDQIWIEYFNAITNLAKSGKFDIVGHIDLIKVFNFKPTKDIKIIAKDTIKEIKKANLVVELNSAGYRKPVSELYPSDEILEMLAEFNIPITLSSDAHSVEQVGQNMDKTMKKAKEFGFSEAAIFVDRDRKMIKI; via the coding sequence ATGATAATAGACCTACACAACCACACACCACTTTGCAATCACGCCTCAGGCGCACCTTTAGAATATGCTGCAAAAGCTTACTCAATGGGCTGTGAATACTACGGTTTTAGCGATCACAATCCTATGAAATTTGATGAAAAATACAGAATGAAATTTGAACAAATGCCACTTTATAAACAAATGATAGATGAAGTTAAGTCTAAATTCAGCGGCAAAATGGAAGTGCTGTTTGGCTATGAAGTTGATTTTTTAGAAGGATTTATGGATGAAAGAGTTTTTAATGCAAAATGCGACTATTTCATCGGTTCAGTGCATTTTTTAAACGGCTGGGGATTTGACAATCCAGAGTTTATAGGCGAGTACAAAAACAAAGATATAGATCAAATTTGGATTGAATACTTTAATGCTATAACAAATTTAGCAAAATCTGGAAAATTCGATATCGTAGGGCATATAGATCTTATAAAAGTATTTAACTTCAAACCGACAAAAGATATAAAAATCATAGCAAAAGACACTATAAAAGAGATAAAAAAAGCAAATTTAGTAGTTGAACTAAACAGTGCGGGATATAGAAAACCAGTTAGCGAACTATATCCTAGTGATGAAATTTTAGAAATGTTGGCTGAGTTTAACATACCTATAACACTTTCAAGTGATGCTCATAGCGTGGAGCAAGTAGGACAAAATATGGATAAAACTATGAAAAAAGCGAAAGAATTTGGATTTAGCGAAGCTGCAATTTTTGTAGATAGAGATAGAAAAATGATTAAAATTTAA
- the glnA gene encoding glutamine synthetase (Pfam matches to PF00120.20 Gln-synt_C, and to PF03951.15 Gln-synt_N) translates to MGKFVNNVKEFFEFCKENEVKFVDFRFTDLKGTWHHVSYNIKAINEDSFNGLPFDGSSIDAWQPIHRSDMMLKPDVATAFLDPFTADTTIIVICDVYDIYKGELYEKCPRSIAKKASQYLRDSGVGDVAYFGPENEFFVFDNVRIIDKPNCAMYEVDTEEGEWNDGKEYTDGYNTGHRPRTKGGYFPVQPVDSMVDLRAEMVNVLEQVGLETFVVHHEVAQGQGEIGVKFGTLVEAADNVQIYKYVVKMVAHLNGKTATFMPKPLYGDNGSGMHVHQSIWKDGKNLFYKDGNYANLSDIARWYIGGVLKHARSVAAFTNPSTNSYKRLIPGFEAPSILTYSCQNRSASCRIPYGSGEKSVRAEFRFPDSTACPYLAFAAMLLAGLDGIKNKVEPVGPMDEDLFELTLDEIRDRGIEQLPHTLRGSLEAVIRDNKYLSPAMSTLFIETYQHYKFETQVWPYEQRPTPFEFKTSYSC, encoded by the coding sequence ATGGGCAAATTTGTAAATAACGTAAAAGAATTTTTTGAATTCTGCAAGGAAAATGAAGTTAAATTTGTGGATTTTCGTTTCACAGACTTAAAAGGTACTTGGCATCACGTATCTTATAATATAAAAGCAATCAACGAAGACTCATTCAACGGACTTCCATTTGATGGTAGTTCTATAGATGCTTGGCAACCGATCCATAGATCAGATATGATGCTAAAACCAGACGTTGCGACTGCATTTTTAGATCCATTTACTGCAGATACTACTATAATAGTAATATGTGATGTTTATGATATATACAAAGGTGAATTATACGAAAAGTGTCCTAGAAGCATAGCCAAAAAAGCTTCTCAATACCTAAGAGATAGCGGTGTAGGTGACGTAGCTTATTTTGGACCTGAAAATGAGTTTTTTGTATTTGATAATGTTCGCATTATCGATAAACCAAATTGTGCTATGTATGAAGTAGATACCGAAGAGGGCGAGTGGAACGACGGTAAAGAATATACAGATGGATATAATACAGGTCATAGACCGCGCACTAAAGGCGGATATTTTCCGGTTCAACCAGTTGATAGTATGGTAGATCTAAGAGCTGAAATGGTAAATGTACTTGAGCAAGTAGGACTTGAGACTTTCGTGGTTCATCACGAAGTTGCTCAAGGACAAGGCGAGATAGGTGTTAAATTTGGTACGCTTGTAGAGGCTGCTGATAATGTTCAAATTTATAAATACGTAGTAAAAATGGTAGCTCATCTAAATGGTAAAACAGCTACATTTATGCCAAAACCACTTTATGGTGATAACGGAAGCGGTATGCACGTACATCAATCTATCTGGAAAGACGGTAAAAATTTATTTTATAAAGATGGAAATTATGCTAATCTTAGCGATATAGCAAGATGGTATATAGGTGGTGTTTTAAAACACGCAAGAAGCGTGGCTGCATTTACAAATCCTAGCACAAACAGCTATAAAAGACTAATTCCAGGCTTTGAAGCTCCTAGTATTTTAACTTATTCTTGCCAAAACAGAAGCGCTAGTTGTCGTATTCCTTATGGCTCAGGAGAGAAAAGCGTTAGAGCCGAATTTAGATTTCCTGATAGCACAGCTTGCCCGTATTTAGCGTTTGCCGCTATGCTTTTAGCCGGACTTGATGGTATAAAAAATAAAGTAGAGCCTGTTGGTCCTATGGATGAAGATCTATTTGAACTAACTCTTGATGAGATAAGAGATCGCGGTATAGAGCAACTTCCTCATACTTTAAGAGGTAGCCTTGAAGCAGTTATACGTGATAATAAATATCTAAGTCCTGCAATGAGCACTCTGTTTATAGAGACTTATCAACACTATAAATTTGAAACTCAAGTATGGCCTTATGAGCAAAGACCAACTCCATTTGAGTTTAAAACTTCGTATTCTTGCTAG
- a CDS encoding ankyrin domain protein (Pfam match to PF12796.3 Ank_2) codes for MENINLTPEEEKRYEELCGYAFNFARNNEVSELEKMISSGLSPNLKNHKGDSLIMLAAYNGSLETTKMLIQKGARVDERNDRGQTPLAGVCFKGNFEMVKLLVENGADIDANNGMGLTPYSFAIMFNRVEIAEYLLSKSQKRGILKIVSAKILRLFTKKTGTTKSPSVA; via the coding sequence ATGGAAAATATAAACTTAACACCAGAAGAAGAAAAAAGATACGAAGAGCTTTGTGGATATGCTTTTAATTTTGCTAGAAACAACGAAGTAAGCGAGCTTGAAAAGATGATAAGCTCAGGACTTAGTCCAAATTTAAAAAATCACAAAGGCGATAGCTTGATTATGCTAGCAGCTTATAATGGATCGCTTGAAACTACAAAAATGCTTATCCAAAAAGGTGCTAGAGTAGATGAGAGAAACGACAGAGGTCAAACTCCGCTTGCTGGAGTTTGCTTTAAAGGCAACTTTGAAATGGTAAAACTTTTAGTCGAAAATGGTGCTGATATCGACGCAAACAACGGTATGGGGCTTACTCCGTACAGTTTTGCCATTATGTTCAACCGTGTTGAGATAGCGGAGTATCTGCTTAGCAAGAGCCAAAAAAGAGGTATTCTTAAGATAGTGAGTGCAAAAATTCTAAGACTCTTTACTAAAAAAACTGGTACAACCAAATCCCCAAGCGTTGCTTAA
- the katA gene encoding catalase (Pfam matches to PF00199.15 Catalase, and to PF06628.8 Catalase-rel), which produces MVKLLNTASGNPIADNQNSLTAGVRGPVLLQDYQLLEKLAFQNRERIPERTVHANGSGAYGELEITEDISKFTKASVFKKGEKTKLFLRFSTVAGEAGAADAERDVRGFAIKFYTKEGNWDLVGNNTPTFFLRDGFKFPDFIHTQKRDPRTHLRSNSAAWDFWTLNPETLHQVTILMSDRGIPASYRHMHGFGSHTYSLINATGERFWVKFHFKTRQGIKNLTNAEAGAIVAKDRESHQRDLYNSIDKGDFPKWDFKIQIMTEEQANNCKFNPFDLTKIWPHADYPLIPVGVMTLNKNPENYFNEVEQAAFSPSNIVPGISYSPDRMLQARIFSYPDAQRYRIGVHYQQLDVNKPIVNVNNYYVAGSMNNGSYKQEPRAYYEPNSFNGPAENKDYLEPDLAISNVAQRFDHRVDTDYYSNAAALFAILPADEKERLYSNIAESMDGVEDFIIERALGHFEKINPAYAAGVKAALQKCKSGCCHSK; this is translated from the coding sequence ATGGTAAAGTTATTAAACACAGCTAGCGGCAATCCAATCGCTGATAATCAAAATAGTTTAACAGCGGGCGTAAGAGGTCCTGTTTTATTACAAGACTACCAACTACTTGAAAAACTTGCATTTCAAAACAGAGAGAGAATCCCAGAAAGAACAGTACATGCAAACGGTAGCGGAGCTTATGGCGAGCTAGAAATCACAGAAGATATCTCTAAATTTACAAAAGCTTCTGTTTTTAAAAAAGGTGAAAAAACAAAATTATTTTTAAGATTTTCAACAGTTGCAGGCGAAGCAGGAGCGGCTGACGCTGAGAGAGACGTACGTGGTTTTGCTATCAAATTTTATACAAAAGAGGGCAACTGGGATCTAGTAGGAAACAACACGCCAACATTCTTTTTAAGAGATGGTTTTAAATTCCCAGATTTCATTCATACTCAAAAAAGAGATCCTAGAACTCACCTAAGATCAAATAGCGCAGCCTGGGATTTTTGGACATTAAATCCTGAAACATTACACCAAGTAACTATACTTATGAGTGATCGTGGAATTCCTGCAAGCTACCGCCATATGCACGGATTTGGAAGCCATACTTATAGCCTTATAAATGCTACAGGTGAGAGATTTTGGGTTAAATTCCACTTTAAAACAAGACAAGGAATTAAAAATCTTACAAACGCAGAAGCTGGAGCTATAGTAGCAAAAGATAGAGAGAGTCACCAAAGAGATCTATATAACAGCATAGATAAAGGTGATTTTCCAAAATGGGATTTCAAAATACAAATTATGACTGAAGAGCAAGCAAATAACTGTAAATTTAACCCATTTGACTTAACAAAAATTTGGCCTCACGCTGATTATCCATTAATACCAGTTGGTGTTATGACTTTAAATAAAAATCCTGAGAATTACTTCAACGAAGTAGAGCAAGCAGCATTTAGTCCAAGTAATATAGTTCCTGGTATCAGCTACAGCCCAGATCGTATGCTTCAAGCTAGAATTTTTAGCTATCCAGATGCTCAAAGATACAGAATAGGTGTGCATTATCAACAACTAGATGTAAATAAACCGATAGTAAATGTAAATAACTACTATGTAGCTGGATCTATGAATAATGGTAGCTATAAACAAGAACCGCGTGCTTATTATGAGCCAAATAGCTTTAACGGTCCTGCTGAAAATAAAGACTACCTTGAGCCTGATCTTGCTATATCAAATGTAGCTCAAAGATTTGATCATAGAGTAGATACTGATTATTACAGCAATGCAGCAGCGTTATTTGCTATACTTCCAGCTGATGAAAAAGAGAGACTTTATTCAAATATCGCTGAGAGTATGGATGGAGTAGAGGATTTCATCATAGAAAGAGCGCTTGGTCATTTTGAAAAAATCAATCCAGCTTACGCAGCAGGTGTGAAAGCAGCACTTCAAAAATGCAAAAGTGGATGTTGCCACTCTAAATAA
- a CDS encoding TonB-dependent copper receptor (Pfam match to PF07715.11 Plug) — MRFSSVIASSLLCATALNAQTTSDSVVVLDKISVSSKIEKNILDEPTKVEVAGKETILESPDLAKSLLNVSGFSMTRKGGGGSEILYRSQGAGRLPIFIDNSLLHGGCGGRMDTAVTYISPENYRSVRIIKGPQDVRFGALISGAVLFDRDMLRLSETTFNGNLNALYGSFDRRETSVNLLGGNELGSLQATGGIYKSGDYKDGDGNDVHSKYSKKTGALIATFTPLDDTALSFSADFGSGKAAYADRAMDGVKFDRTSFGVGLEQGFGEHQLNMQAFYHEIDHVMDNFSLRPNANKGNSYSYSNPKREIKGVRAEGVLNFDDLTGYIGASYSTDEHSSRNGMGSGGGIVTNLVSNMPYRKNAVIDYTSGFAQGEYIEGDYGVFSGVRIDHVSIDKYNAGQLATSKDQNPVSAFVRYEHYLNDLTLYAGLGHAQRVADFWEFSKVGGMDLNKEKNSQIDLGSVLKNENSELSFNLFASKIDDYIMLRYDTATSAFNTDVMMLGGELDGEILLQNLFKIGGGASYTYGKNLKNTNGLNDGDPLPQISPLAFRFLVGLEQKSWFANAQFYANAAQHRYKEGYGNAIGKDLGYSDDFWTVGLYGGYKYKNYQFLVAAENLNNALYSYHNSKNGAAISTLDIPATTRVYEPGRSFWVKFKAHF; from the coding sequence ATGCGTTTTTCATCTGTTATCGCAAGCTCTTTGCTATGCGCTACTGCTTTAAATGCCCAAACCACTAGTGATTCAGTGGTAGTGTTAGATAAAATCAGTGTTAGCTCAAAGATAGAAAAAAATATCTTGGATGAGCCAACAAAAGTAGAAGTTGCCGGAAAAGAGACTATTTTAGAATCTCCTGATCTAGCAAAGTCTCTTTTAAATGTTAGCGGATTTTCGATGACTAGAAAAGGCGGCGGCGGAAGTGAAATTCTGTATCGCTCACAAGGTGCTGGAAGACTTCCTATATTTATAGATAACTCTTTACTGCACGGAGGTTGCGGCGGTAGAATGGACACCGCCGTTACTTATATATCTCCTGAAAATTATAGATCAGTTAGGATTATCAAAGGGCCTCAAGATGTGAGATTTGGAGCGCTTATAAGCGGCGCAGTGCTATTTGATAGAGATATGCTTCGCCTTAGTGAAACTACTTTTAATGGGAATTTAAATGCACTTTATGGTAGTTTTGATAGAAGAGAAACAAGTGTAAATTTACTAGGCGGAAATGAGCTAGGAAGTTTGCAAGCAACTGGTGGAATTTATAAAAGTGGTGATTATAAAGACGGAGATGGCAATGATGTGCATTCCAAATATTCAAAAAAGACAGGCGCTCTTATAGCTACATTTACGCCTTTAGACGATACTGCTTTAAGCTTTAGCGCTGATTTTGGAAGTGGAAAAGCGGCATACGCAGATAGAGCTATGGATGGAGTAAAATTTGATCGTACGTCTTTTGGTGTAGGATTAGAGCAGGGTTTTGGTGAGCATCAGCTAAATATGCAAGCTTTTTATCATGAGATTGACCACGTTATGGATAACTTTTCTCTAAGACCAAATGCCAACAAAGGAAATAGCTATAGTTATAGCAACCCAAAAAGAGAGATAAAAGGCGTTAGAGCTGAGGGAGTTTTAAATTTCGATGATTTAACCGGATATATAGGCGCTTCATATAGTACGGACGAGCATAGCTCAAGAAACGGTATGGGTTCAGGCGGAGGAATAGTAACAAATTTAGTTAGCAATATGCCTTATAGAAAAAATGCGGTGATCGACTATACTTCGGGATTTGCTCAAGGTGAGTATATAGAAGGCGATTACGGAGTCTTTAGCGGCGTTAGGATAGATCACGTTAGTATAGATAAATATAACGCGGGACAATTGGCTACCTCAAAAGATCAAAATCCAGTATCTGCTTTTGTTAGATATGAGCATTATCTAAATGATCTGACTTTATACGCTGGTTTAGGTCATGCACAGAGGGTTGCTGATTTTTGGGAGTTTTCAAAAGTAGGCGGTATGGATTTAAATAAAGAAAAAAATAGCCAAATTGACTTAGGAAGCGTACTTAAAAATGAGAATTCCGAGCTGAGTTTCAATCTTTTTGCTTCTAAAATAGATGATTATATAATGCTTCGTTATGACACTGCTACTAGTGCGTTTAATACCGATGTTATGATGCTTGGTGGAGAGCTTGATGGCGAGATATTGCTTCAAAATCTATTTAAAATAGGCGGTGGCGCTTCATATACGTATGGAAAAAATTTAAAAAATACAAACGGTTTAAATGACGGCGATCCGTTACCTCAAATTTCACCTCTTGCATTTAGATTTTTAGTTGGACTTGAGCAAAAATCATGGTTTGCAAACGCCCAGTTTTATGCAAATGCAGCTCAACATCGCTATAAAGAAGGTTATGGAAACGCTATTGGAAAAGATTTAGGATATAGTGATGATTTTTGGACTGTTGGACTATATGGAGGATATAAATATAAAAATTATCAATTCCTAGTCGCAGCTGAAAACTTAAATAACGCACTTTATAGCTATCACAACTCTAAAAATGGAGCAGCAATTTCTACTTTAGATATACCAGCTACTACTAGAGTTTATGAGCCGGGACGAAGCTTTTGGGTAAAGTTCAAAGCGCATTTTTAA